A genomic window from Nitrospirota bacterium includes:
- a CDS encoding ABC transporter permease: MRSLIGAVMRKEVREIRRDPVTIWVAVALPLIMLYLFGSALSLDVKDASLAVYDQDDSAESRALIDAFPNSGYFRRAHEIRADTEIGPLLDRGQARLVLVIPSDFSQKLAAGKTAMVQTLVDGSFSATAMVIAGYAAAIIHAYNLERVHHAAAPVTVETRVWFNAPLKSVNYIVPGLFGVILMAFPPLLTALAVVREKEAGSVQQIFVSPIQPYQFIAGKMVPYAVIAFVEMLLILVAGLWGFGIPFRGSLLLFLAATTIYVVCTVGLGLLISTVTRSQLVAMLLALIVTLMPSFLFSGFLFPIFTMPEMMQMYTYLFPARYFIEIVRGILMKDVGLEVVWPQFALLLVYTAIVFAVATLQFRKKVA, encoded by the coding sequence ATGAGAAGCTTGATCGGCGCGGTCATGCGGAAGGAGGTGCGCGAGATCCGCCGTGATCCGGTGACCATCTGGGTGGCCGTGGCTCTGCCGCTCATCATGCTGTATCTCTTCGGTTCGGCCCTGTCCCTGGATGTGAAAGACGCGTCACTTGCCGTCTACGACCAGGACGATAGTGCGGAGAGCCGGGCGCTGATCGACGCGTTTCCGAACTCGGGCTATTTTCGGCGGGCGCACGAGATCCGTGCGGACACAGAGATCGGGCCACTGCTCGACCGCGGTCAGGCTCGGCTGGTGTTGGTGATTCCAAGCGACTTTTCCCAAAAGCTCGCCGCCGGCAAGACGGCCATGGTTCAGACGCTGGTGGATGGTTCGTTTTCCGCAACGGCCATGGTGATCGCCGGCTATGCCGCCGCCATCATCCACGCCTATAACCTGGAACGGGTGCACCACGCCGCCGCCCCCGTCACGGTGGAAACCCGCGTCTGGTTCAACGCGCCCCTCAAGAGCGTGAACTACATCGTGCCCGGCTTGTTCGGGGTCATTCTCATGGCGTTCCCGCCGCTGCTCACCGCGCTCGCGGTGGTGCGCGAAAAGGAGGCTGGCTCAGTACAACAGATCTTCGTCTCGCCCATCCAGCCGTACCAGTTCATCGCCGGCAAGATGGTGCCGTACGCCGTGATCGCCTTCGTCGAGATGCTCCTGATCCTGGTTGCAGGCCTGTGGGGGTTTGGGATCCCATTCCGGGGTAGCCTGCTGCTGTTTCTGGCGGCCACCACGATCTACGTCGTCTGCACCGTGGGCTTGGGCCTCTTGATCTCCACGGTCACGCGCAGCCAGCTCGTGGCCATGCTGCTTGCGCTCATCGTGACCCTCATGCCCTCGTTTCTGTTCTCCGGGTTTCTGTTTCCGATTTTCACCATGCCGGAAATGATGCAGATGTACACCTATTTGTTCCCGGCACGTTACTTCATCGAAATTGTGCGTGGCATTCTGATGAAGGACGTGGGGCTGGAGGTGGTGTGGCCGCAGTTCGCACTGCTGCTGGTCTACACGGCGATCGTATTTGCCGTTGCGACCTTGCAGTTCCGCAAGAAGGTGGCCTGA